The genomic segment AGTTGTGAAGTTTGTGAACTCTTTTGATTTAACATACTCTTGCATCTGTTTTAAAATAGCTTTTCCTTTTGAAATTTGTTCTTGACTTCTTTTAGCATCTTCATCAACCAAAATCTCAAGTAGTACATCTTTTGCACCAAGACCAATATTTCCAGAAAAATCAACTACATTTGAAATTTTTGAATGCTCAATTACATTTAGTAAAACAAGAGGTAAATCAAGATTTTTGGCTATAAAAACTCCATAATCACAAACTGCTTTTGAAAAATTCGAGCCATCAAGGCAAACTAATACTTTATTCATTTTAATCTCCTTTGATTACTTTTTCTATCATTTCAGGTTTGTCATGAACACCAAATCTATCAATTATAGTTTTACTTGCTTCATTTTGTCCAATAACTTCAACAATAGCACCTTCTCTTCTTAATTTTATAACCACTTTATCAAGTGCATAAACAGCAGAAATATCCCAAAAATGAGCTCTTGAAACATCTATAATTACTCTATCTAAAACCTCTTTAAAATTTATGCTATCATAAAATTTATCTGCACTATTAAAAAATACCTGTCCTATAAACTTATAAGTTTTGATACTTTTATTCTCATTATATGAAGTTTCACAAGACATAAAGTGTGAAATCTTATTTGCAAAAAATAAAGAAGCAAACAGAACTCCTGTTATTACTCCAAGGGCTAAATTATGAGTATAAACAGTTACAACAACAGTTGAAAGCATTACAATATTTGTAGAAAGTGGTAGAGTTTTTAGATTCTTTATTGAAGCCCAATCAAATGTTCCAATAGATACCATAATCATAACAGCAACCAAAGCGGCCATAGGAATAATTGAGATAATATCAGATAAAAATACGACCATAATTAAAAGATAAAAACCTGCCAAAAAAGTAGATAATCTTCCTCTCCCTCCTGATTTTACATTTATTATTGACTGTCCAATCATCGCGCATCCAGCCATTCCACCAATACATCCAGAAGCTATATTTGCAACTCCTTGCCCTTTTGCTTCTCTTGTTTTATCACTTGAAGTATCTGTTAGTTCATCAACTATTGTTGTTGTCATAAATGATTCAAGTAATCCAACAACTGCTAAAGCAAGAGAATAAGGTAAAATAATCCATAAAGTCTCTAAAGTTAATGGAACTTCTGGCCACAAAAATATAGGTAAAGTATCAGGAAGTTCTCCCATATCTGCTACATTTCTTACATCCCAACCCACAAAATATACAAAAATAGTTAAAACAATAATTGTAACAAGTGGTGATGGAAGCATTTTTCCTATTTTTGGAATATAAGGAAATAAATAGATTATTCCAAGTCCCACAGCAGTTAGTGCATAAACATGCCAAGTTACATCTGTAAGTTCTGGAAGTTGTGCCATAAAAATCAAAATAGCCAAAGCATTTACAAATCCAATTACAACAGCTCGTGCTACAAAACTCATAAGTTTAGCAACTCCAAGATAGCCTAAAATTATTTGAATAACACCTGTTAAAATAGTGGCTGCAAGTAAATATTGAAGCCCATGCTCTTTTACAAGTGTAACCATTAAAAGAGCCATAGCTCCAGTTGCAGCACTAATCATTGCAGGTCTTCCACCCACAAAAGAGATTACAACTGCAATACAAAAAGATGCATAAAGACCAATTTTTGGATCAACTCCCGCAATAATTGAAAAAGCTATTGCTTCAGGTATTAGTGCAAGAGCTACTACAAGACCTGAAATTGAATCTGCTTTTATATTTGAGAACCATTCATCTTTTTTAAAGTATTTTTGTACCATCTAGTTCCTTATTGATTTATATATTTTAAGTTTAAATAGAGTTAATTTTATTGTTAAATAAAAGGTGAAGATTATACTTAAAAAAATTTAAGCCCTCTTTAATAGATTTACTAATGCTTTTAGCTACTTTTGATATAATCCAAACAAAAAAATATAGGAGAATTTGGTTTTGAGAATTTTATCAGGTATTCAACCATCAGGAACAATTCATATAGGAAACTACTTTGGTATGGTAAAAAAGATGATAGAGTCACAAAATGATGGTGAACTATTTGCTTTTATAGCTTCATATCATGCACTAACAAGTGTAAAAGATAAAGAGTTTTTAGAGAAAAACTCTTATGAAGCAGCTATAAATTTTTTGGCTCTTGGAATGGATATTGAGAAATCAACTTTTTGGATACAACACGATGTTAAAGAGGTTTTAGAGTTATACTGGATATTATCAAACCACACTTCTATGGGGCTATTAGAACGTGCTCACTCATACAAAGATAAAACTTCAAGAGGAATTAGTGCAAGTCATGGGCTTTTTTCATATCCAGTTTTAATGGCTGCTGATATTTTACTTTTTGATTCAAATATAGTTCCAGTTGGACGTGACCAAATACAACACGTTGAGATGACAAGAGATATTGCAATCTCATTTAATCATGCATATAAAAAAGATATTTTTGTTTTACCAACTGCAAAAGTAGATGAAAATGTTGCAACAGTTTTAGGAACTGATGGAGCTAAAATGAGTAAATCTTATAACAATACAATAGATATGTTTACAAGTACTAAAGAGCGAAAAAAACAAGTTATGAAAATAGTAACTGATTCAAAAGAGCTTGATGAGCCAAAAGAGTGGGAAAATTGCAATATTTACAATATCTCAAAACTATTTATGAGTGATGTTGAGTTAAAAGATTTACAAAAAAGATATGAAACAGCAGGTGAGGGTTATGGTCACTTTAAACTTACACTTCTTGAAAAAATAGAAGATTTTTTTGCACCTTATGAAGAAAAAAGAGCAAAACTTTTAGAAAATCCAATAAAGGTGCGAGAAATGCTCTCTTTTGGAGCTAGTAAAGCAAGAAAAATAGCAAGTGAAAAAATAAGAGAAATTAGAGATATAGTAGGCTTAATTTAAATCTATAGTTTTTTAATCTATTATTTCAAAATTTTTTAAAAGGAGTTTTATGTATCATAAAATTAAAAATATCGTGGATAGTGCATTTTTTTCAAAAATAATTATCTATTTGATAGTTTTAAATGGTATTACAATGGGTTTAGAGACTTCAAAAACTTTTATGCAAAGTTATGGAGTTTACACAACATTATTTAATCAAATTGTTATTACGATTTTTACAATTGAGATTGCTTTGCGAATTTATGTTCACAGAGTATCTTTTTTCAAAGATCCTTGGAGTTTGTTTGATTTTTTTGTTGTAGCAATATCTTTAGTTCCTACAAGTTCAGGATTTGAAATACTAAGAGTCTTAAGAGTTTTAAGGCTATTTAGACTTATAACTGCTGTTCCTCAAATGAGAAAAATAGTTTCAGCACTAATTAGCGTAATTCCAGGAATGTTATCTGTAATTGCTTTAATGACACTGTTTTTTTATATTTTCGCAATTATGTCAACACAACTTTTTGGTGAGAAATTCCCCCTATGGTTTGGAACATTAGGTGAGTCGTTTTATACTCTATTTCAAATTATGACTTTAGAGTCTTGGTCTATGGGAATTGTAAGACCTGTAATGGATGTTTATCCTTATGCTTGGGTTTTCTTTGTTCCATTTATATTTGTAGTAACTTTTGTAATGATAAATTTAGTTGTAGCAATAATTGTTGATGCTATGGCTATTTTAAACAAAGAGGAAGAGCAAAATATAATAGATGAGATACAATTACAAGATAATAGTCTAAATAAAGAGATAAAAGAGCTAAGAAATGAGATTAGTGAGCTAAAACATTTACTAAAAAATCATTTAGAAAAATAGAAAAAGGATAAACAGATGATGGATGCAATAAATTTAAAAAACTATTTTTTCTATTTTGCTAGTTTTGTAGTAATTATTGCTGGAGTTAAAATGGCAAGTGAAGTGGTAGTTATACTATTTTTAGCTATTTTTATATCTTCTATATTCTCATCTGTTTTAAATCTACTAAAAAAGAGAAAAATTCCAAAAATAATTTCATATTTACTTCTAGCTTTAATTGTTTTAATAGTTGGATTTATGTTTGTTTATGTAATAAATATCTCTTTAAAAGATTTTTTAACAAATCTTCCACTTTATGAAGAGAAACTAAAAAATTTGGTTTTAAACTCTATTCACCTTGTTCAAAATTATGGATTCGAGATTGAAATTGACAGAGCAAAAATTATGGAAGTTTTAAATTTCGGTTCTTTTTTTGGTGTAACTAAAAATATTATTGGAAGTATTGGAGCATTTTTATCTCAATTTTTATTGGTAATTATTGGAGTTGCATTTATTCTTGCTGAATCAAAATCTTTTCAAACAAAACTAAAAGTAATCTTTAGAAATAACTCAAAAAAACTAGAACATTTTAATCTATTCTCATATAACATTCAAAAATATTTTGTAGTTAAATCTTTTACAAGTTTTCTAACAGGATTTATAGTTACTTTGATGTTAATGCTTTTTGATGTTGATTATCCAGTTTTGTGGGGAGTTATAGCAATGCTATTTAACTTTGTTCCAGTAATTGGTTCAATAGTAGCTTCTATTCCTGCAATACTTTTAGCACTAATGAATCTTGATATTGGTTCTGCTATTTGGGTAATTGTGCTTTATATGGTAATTAATATATCTATTAGTAACATCTTAGAACCAAAGCTAATGGGAAGAGAGCTTGGCTTATCACCTTTAGTAATATTTTTCTCTTTGATATTTTGGGGTTATATTTTAGGAATTGTTGGAATGTTTTTGGCAGTTCCAATAACTATGACTTTAAAAATAGCTTTTGATTCAAACTCAAATAGCCGTTGGCTTGGTATTTTAATGTCTGATTTATCAAGAAAAAAACTAAAAAGAAGAGTTTAATTATTATAAATATTTTTTACAAATAAATATTAATTTATCTGCACACTCATTTGTGTGAAGAAAAAACTCTTTTATCTCAACAATCTCAAAACCAGAGTTTTTTATAATCTTTTCTAAAAACTCTTTTTTATGGTACTCTTGTACTATTTTGTCTTGTTCTTTTGTATATTTTCCACTCTCTTCTTTTTCAAAAAGTGTAATATTTGTTTGAAGTTTATCATTTTCAAAAAAAGCATCAATCGCTATAAACTTATCTTCAATATCAATATTTATAGTCCCTTGAGCTACTTCATCAAAACCAAAATATGTGTTTACATCAAATATAAAATAAGCATTTCGATTTAAAACTTTATTAACTTGTAAAATAAATTTTTCTAGCTCAATTTTTGGAATATAGTTTAAAACATCAAAAATTGCAGTTGCACAATCAAATTTTTCTTCTAGTTTTTCAACATCTTCAAGAGATATTGCTTTTGCATTTAAGCCTTTTTCTTGACATATTTTTATCTGTTCAATACTTAAATCAATACCAAAAGCTTTTTTTTTGTTTACTTTTAAATTATTTAAAAAATAGCCTTGACCACAACCAATATCGATGATATTGTCCAAATCATTTACCATAATAAACTTCAAAAACTCTTTGTGAAGAGAGTAAATCTCCTCTTCAAAATCTAAATAAGGCTCTATTCTTGCATATAAATCAAGCCCCATTATAAAAATTTCTCTAGCTTATCTTTTAAATCAAAAATCAAATCTTTTTTTGCATAAAATGAGTTTTTATTTGCTATTAAGTGAGCTGTTGTTTCCATTATTGTTGGTCCTACTTCTAAACCATTTTGTTTCATAGTTTCACCAGTTTCTACAATATCAACAATACAGTCACAAAGCCCAACCAAAGGTGCTAGCTCAATAGAGCCATAAAGTTTTATGATCTCTACTGCCATAGCTTTTTGTTCAAAATATTTTTTGGCTATTTTTTCATGTTTTGTAGCTATTGTTATTTTACTTTTATCAAAATTTAGTTTCTCTCCAGCTCTTAAACCAAAAGCAACTTTACAACGGCCAAGTTTTAAATCCAAAAGCTTTATTAAGTCGTACTCTTTCTCTTCTAAAACATCAAGCCCAACAACTCCTAAATCAGCAGCTCCATGCATAACATAAGTTGGTACATCTTGATTTCTTACATTTAAAAATTTAAAACCACTTTTTTCTAAGATTAGTTTTCTATCTTCAAAAACAAACTTCTCTCCAAAAGCTTTTTCAAATCTATCAAGAGTTTCATCTGCAATTCTTCCTTTAGGAAGGGCGATTGTTAGCATCTATTATCCTTTTCATATTTTCAAATATTAAATTTTTTTTATATATACTATTTTCAAAAAATTGGCTCAAAAACTCTCCATCTCCACCTGTAAATATTATATTTTTATTTTTACAAATCTCAATTATAGGTAAAATGATAGATTTTATTAAAGCAAAAAAAACAGCATCTTTTGTTTGAAGCGGTATTTTATCTAAATTAATATTTTTTTCAAAATCACTTTTTGATATTTCTAGCTTTTTTGATATATTTTTATAACTTTTTAAAAAACTATTTAATCCCAAAAATATAAATCCACCCATGTGTTTTTTGTTTTCAATTATATCTACAGTTATTGCACTTCCTGCATCAATGATAACTGCATTTTCTTCAAAACTACATGCAACTGCTCTATCTATTCCTAAACCTAAATAATCAGTTTTAAAATTTATAAAACTAGATAAATTTTTTGCATGAGGATTTTTTTTAAGAAGTTTTTTTGTAGCTTTTTCATTTACACTTATATAAAAAATATCATCTTCAAACTTTGGGATTTTATCATTTTTGTAGTAATTTTTTATATTTTTATCTATTAAAAACTTTGTACTTGTATTTCCAATATCACATAAAATCAAATTTTGCCTTTGTTCTTTTTAAAATTTTGATTTTATTATATCAAATTAAGAAGTAAAAAGGCAAAAAAAAAGGTTGGACAAAAGCCCAACCTTTTAGAAAGAAAGTCTTAACTTCTAAAAAAATTAGAATGTATAAGCAACTTGTAATCTTCCAGCATCTTGATCAATACTTTTTGCACCATCAAATTTTTGCTCAAAGTTACCATATCTTAAATATGTACTTAAGTTTTTAGACATTTTATATGTTAATTGTCCATAAACTTCTTGTTGTTTTAATTCATCACCTCTAGTTGTAACACTTCTAGCGTAAGCATGATTATTGAATGTTGTTTTACCAGCTTCAGTTTTATCAGCTTTTAAGTATCCATAGTGAGCTGTTAGGTTTAGGTTATCTAAAATATCAACACCTAAAGCACCTTGGAAATATTTAGCATCTGCTATACCATTTGAAGTAATGAACCATCCAAGAGATGTATTTTTTGCATCTTGATCAAGTGCAGTTAAACCACCATCTTTATCAGTCATAGTATATGCAAGTCTAGCATTAACGATAGAGAACTTACCATCAA from the Aliarcobacter cryaerophilus ATCC 43158 genome contains:
- a CDS encoding SulP family inorganic anion transporter, with the protein product MVQKYFKKDEWFSNIKADSISGLVVALALIPEAIAFSIIAGVDPKIGLYASFCIAVVISFVGGRPAMISAATGAMALLMVTLVKEHGLQYLLAATILTGVIQIILGYLGVAKLMSFVARAVVIGFVNALAILIFMAQLPELTDVTWHVYALTAVGLGIIYLFPYIPKIGKMLPSPLVTIIVLTIFVYFVGWDVRNVADMGELPDTLPIFLWPEVPLTLETLWIILPYSLALAVVGLLESFMTTTIVDELTDTSSDKTREAKGQGVANIASGCIGGMAGCAMIGQSIINVKSGGRGRLSTFLAGFYLLIMVVFLSDIISIIPMAALVAVMIMVSIGTFDWASIKNLKTLPLSTNIVMLSTVVVTVYTHNLALGVITGVLFASLFFANKISHFMSCETSYNENKSIKTYKFIGQVFFNSADKFYDSINFKEVLDRVIIDVSRAHFWDISAVYALDKVVIKLRREGAIVEVIGQNEASKTIIDRFGVHDKPEMIEKVIKGD
- the trpS gene encoding tryptophan--tRNA ligase, which gives rise to MRILSGIQPSGTIHIGNYFGMVKKMIESQNDGELFAFIASYHALTSVKDKEFLEKNSYEAAINFLALGMDIEKSTFWIQHDVKEVLELYWILSNHTSMGLLERAHSYKDKTSRGISASHGLFSYPVLMAADILLFDSNIVPVGRDQIQHVEMTRDIAISFNHAYKKDIFVLPTAKVDENVATVLGTDGAKMSKSYNNTIDMFTSTKERKKQVMKIVTDSKELDEPKEWENCNIYNISKLFMSDVELKDLQKRYETAGEGYGHFKLTLLEKIEDFFAPYEEKRAKLLENPIKVREMLSFGASKARKIASEKIREIRDIVGLI
- a CDS encoding ion transporter, yielding MYHKIKNIVDSAFFSKIIIYLIVLNGITMGLETSKTFMQSYGVYTTLFNQIVITIFTIEIALRIYVHRVSFFKDPWSLFDFFVVAISLVPTSSGFEILRVLRVLRLFRLITAVPQMRKIVSALISVIPGMLSVIALMTLFFYIFAIMSTQLFGEKFPLWFGTLGESFYTLFQIMTLESWSMGIVRPVMDVYPYAWVFFVPFIFVVTFVMINLVVAIIVDAMAILNKEEEQNIIDEIQLQDNSLNKEIKELRNEISELKHLLKNHLEK
- a CDS encoding AI-2E family transporter, translated to MMDAINLKNYFFYFASFVVIIAGVKMASEVVVILFLAIFISSIFSSVLNLLKKRKIPKIISYLLLALIVLIVGFMFVYVINISLKDFLTNLPLYEEKLKNLVLNSIHLVQNYGFEIEIDRAKIMEVLNFGSFFGVTKNIIGSIGAFLSQFLLVIIGVAFILAESKSFQTKLKVIFRNNSKKLEHFNLFSYNIQKYFVVKSFTSFLTGFIVTLMLMLFDVDYPVLWGVIAMLFNFVPVIGSIVASIPAILLALMNLDIGSAIWVIVLYMVINISISNILEPKLMGRELGLSPLVIFFSLIFWGYILGIVGMFLAVPITMTLKIAFDSNSNSRWLGILMSDLSRKKLKRRV
- a CDS encoding class I SAM-dependent DNA methyltransferase; the protein is MGLDLYARIEPYLDFEEEIYSLHKEFLKFIMVNDLDNIIDIGCGQGYFLNNLKVNKKKAFGIDLSIEQIKICQEKGLNAKAISLEDVEKLEEKFDCATAIFDVLNYIPKIELEKFILQVNKVLNRNAYFIFDVNTYFGFDEVAQGTINIDIEDKFIAIDAFFENDKLQTNITLFEKEESGKYTKEQDKIVQEYHKKEFLEKIIKNSGFEIVEIKEFFLHTNECADKLIFICKKYL
- the hisG gene encoding ATP phosphoribosyltransferase; its protein translation is MLTIALPKGRIADETLDRFEKAFGEKFVFEDRKLILEKSGFKFLNVRNQDVPTYVMHGAADLGVVGLDVLEEKEYDLIKLLDLKLGRCKVAFGLRAGEKLNFDKSKITIATKHEKIAKKYFEQKAMAVEIIKLYGSIELAPLVGLCDCIVDIVETGETMKQNGLEVGPTIMETTAHLIANKNSFYAKKDLIFDLKDKLEKFL
- a CDS encoding type III pantothenate kinase, whose translation is MILCDIGNTSTKFLIDKNIKNYYKNDKIPKFEDDIFYISVNEKATKKLLKKNPHAKNLSSFINFKTDYLGLGIDRAVACSFEENAVIIDAGSAITVDIIENKKHMGGFIFLGLNSFLKSYKNISKKLEISKSDFEKNINLDKIPLQTKDAVFFALIKSIILPIIEICKNKNIIFTGGDGEFLSQFFENSIYKKNLIFENMKRIIDANNRPS